A window of the Bacillus andreraoultii genome harbors these coding sequences:
- a CDS encoding DUF3231 family protein, which translates to MKKLKENRHVKLTAAELGYLWQSYMGDTMSICIFQYFLKHIEDRPIKTLMQHALDVSQQHVEQMKKIFRKEGVQVPIGFTEEDINLNVGRLFSDIYYLRYIDQTTKGGIAAYSRLMQQIFRDDIRSFYKKCMQSTIELSDEATKLLLEKGIASRQPVITYPDRVEFIKKQSFMLEGLGKRNNLSSIEIAQLYYNIETNYLGTSLALAFSQVSKSEKVRKFFLRGKEIAMKHIKIFREYLENSSLPAPISFEQEVMSSTEAPFSEKLMMYHFSLMIYQGISNYGISMANCQRSDLVVDFSRLIVEVLKYSEDGFNIMIGNGWLEQPPMSIDRKNLVKE; encoded by the coding sequence GTGAAAAAGTTGAAAGAAAATCGTCATGTGAAGTTAACTGCTGCTGAACTAGGGTATCTTTGGCAATCCTATATGGGCGATACGATGTCTATCTGTATTTTTCAATACTTTTTAAAACATATTGAGGATCGGCCGATAAAAACGTTAATGCAACATGCACTTGATGTCTCACAACAACATGTTGAACAAATGAAAAAGATTTTTCGAAAAGAGGGCGTACAAGTACCAATCGGATTTACAGAAGAAGATATAAATCTGAATGTAGGGCGGTTATTTTCTGACATTTATTATTTACGCTATATTGACCAAACGACGAAAGGTGGAATTGCCGCCTATAGTCGTTTGATGCAACAAATTTTCCGTGACGACATACGTTCTTTCTATAAGAAATGTATGCAATCAACTATTGAGTTAAGTGACGAGGCTACGAAGTTATTATTAGAAAAAGGAATCGCAAGTAGACAACCTGTTATTACATATCCTGATCGTGTTGAATTTATTAAAAAACAATCATTTATGTTAGAAGGACTTGGGAAACGAAATAACTTGAGTTCGATTGAAATTGCCCAACTTTATTATAATATAGAAACGAATTATTTAGGAACAAGTTTAGCTCTAGCTTTTAGCCAAGTGTCAAAATCTGAGAAAGTACGAAAATTTTTCCTCCGTGGAAAAGAAATTGCGATGAAGCATATAAAAATCTTTCGTGAGTATTTAGAAAATAGTTCACTACCTGCACCAATTTCGTTTGAACAGGAAGTGATGAGTTCGACTGAAGCACCTTTCTCGGAAAAATTGATGATGTACCATTTTTCCTTAATGATTTATCAAGGCATTAGTAATTATGGTATTTCGATGGCAAATTGTCAAAGAAGTGATTTAGTCGTCGATTTTTCTCGACTCATTGTGGAAGTCTTGAAATATTCTGAAGACGGATTTAACATAATGATTGGAAATGGTTGGCTAGAACAACCTCCTATGTCTATCGATAGAAAAAACTTAGTAAAGGAATAG
- a CDS encoding DinB family protein, giving the protein MYRTVKDFLTDWTDSQAGTLQVLEAVTDEKLNQAITPGHNTLGWLGWHLANSITFFASLVGLNVQPPGNRDVVPETASEIVDGYRKVSELFNKAVEQNFSDEKMIENIDLFGNPTPRGAVLRRMIDHQTHHRGQMTVLLRQAGLPVPGVMGPTKEQQ; this is encoded by the coding sequence TTGTATCGCACGGTAAAAGATTTTTTAACAGATTGGACGGATTCTCAAGCTGGAACATTACAAGTATTAGAAGCTGTAACCGATGAAAAATTAAATCAAGCCATTACACCAGGACATAACACATTAGGATGGTTAGGGTGGCATTTAGCAAATAGTATCACATTTTTCGCTAGTCTTGTTGGATTGAACGTCCAGCCGCCTGGGAACCGCGATGTTGTTCCTGAAACAGCAAGTGAGATTGTAGATGGCTATCGGAAAGTCTCGGAATTATTTAATAAAGCAGTCGAACAAAACTTCTCGGATGAAAAAATGATAGAAAATATCGACCTGTTTGGAAACCCAACACCACGAGGAGCGGTATTGCGTCGAATGATTGATCATCAAACACATCATAGAGGTCAAATGACTGTCTTATTACGTCAAGCAGGACTCCCAGTTCCAGGTGTCATGGGGCCGACAAAGGAACAGCAATAA